In Zea mays cultivar B73 chromosome 7, Zm-B73-REFERENCE-NAM-5.0, whole genome shotgun sequence, the following proteins share a genomic window:
- the LOC118472962 gene encoding zinc finger protein 346 isoform X2 translates to MEFARRGRGDEDIDDMHRFIDLPPPHVDPLLVIREALLSQLQKDRLRQEIIQVELAKIERAMVLCKCNSSHHGIAADDVEWTRPAPFTFREQSMRPWRWSVSQECYVDVDEVHDRKQKEGRHRSVVLKSEKPAMEDGECLRPCCNGKASQENSKVEDQKSQESSETIQPKTTLPSVKWELTGITIPVKKKKRHQKLSCEICQVQATSEHSLQEHRAGRKHQLKEAIDQKVQLTEESSSSTEQKTSSIKWSCSTCQANGTSESDLKEHLNGRTHRQNIKAQLMESDGIAKTNELQEPECPKNNAPQHSEKPPPMSSTHCLANSTHELELRGHLLAKPQALLDEISNLSRNSESREATVLPNIAPQHTEQTPGSNCSILQADSDCKLDLEHQFGAKIHQLNVQDLLEEAKKTGDFPPEIAKDQQPPSEWGCVICQAKCYSAPQFAQHCRGKKHQKKVEALQGGVDAKSSNLTTVHKAASNGPDCSSSSSEKVEDQTALWSCGVCNVQCNSESMLAGHCKEEEHMEKQKLRDFCEVCNLKCNSEKMLAHHLSGSKHQKRLSANKRNAVVAWVPVALRGIVQ, encoded by the exons ATGGAATTCGCTCGCCGAGGCCGCGGCGACGAGGACATCGACGACATGCACCGGTTCATCGACCTTCCGCCGCCTCACG TGGACCCATTGCTGGTGATTAGGGAAGCGCTGCTGTCACAGCTTCAGAAGGATCGTCTTCGCCAGGAGATCATCCAGGTTGAGTTGGCTAAGATAGAGCGTGCCATGGTCCTGTGCAAGTGCAACAGCTCACATCATGGTATTGCCGCTGATGATGTGGAATGGACTAGGCCTGCTCCCTTCACCTTCAGGGAGCAGTCCATGCGACCTTGGCGATGGTCAGTCAGTCAAGAATGTTATGTCGATGTGGATGAGGTCCATGATCGAAAGCAAAAGGAGGGAAGGCACAGGAGTGTAGTGTTGAAGTCTGAGAAGCCTGCCATGGAAGATGGTGAATGCTTGAGACCTTGTTGTAATGGTAAGGCAAGTCAGGAGAATTCAAAAGTCGAAGATCAGAAATCACAAGAATCCAGTGAG ACCATACAGCCCAAGACGACTTTGCCTTCAGTGAAATGGGAACTGACAGGAATAACAATACCAGTTAAGAAAAAGAAACGACACCAGAAACTGAGTTGTGAAATCTGCCAGGTGCAAGCAACTAGTGAGCACAGCTTACAAGAACACCGTGCAGGGCGTAAGCACCAATTAAAAGAAGCAATTGATCAGAAGGTACAATTAACAGAAGAATCCTCTTCCAGCACAGAGCAGAAAACATCCTCGATAAAATGGAGCTGCAGTACATGCCAGGCCAACGGTACAAGCGAATCAGACCTGAAGGAGCATCTAAATGGAAGAACACACCGACAAAACATTAAAGCGCAACTCATGGAGAGTGATGGCATTGCTAAGACTAATGAGCTGCAGGAACCAGAGTGCCCTAAGAACAATGCACCACAACATTCAGAGAAGCCACCTCCGATGAGTTCTACCCATTGCCTAGCGAACTCTACTCATGAATTGGAGTTACGAGGGCACCTTTTAGCTAAGCCTCAAGCTCTACTGGACGAAATCAGTAACCTGTCAAGGAATTCTGAGTCGCGAGAAGCCACGGTGCTTCCGAACATTGCACCGCAACATACAGAGCAGACTCCAGGATCAAATTGTAGCATACTTCAAGCTGATTCTGATTGCAAATTAGACTTGGAGCACCAATTTGGAGCGAAGATACACCAACTGAATGTCCAGGACCTACTTGAAGAAGCCAAGAAAACAGGAGATTTTCCACCAGAAATTGCCAAGGACCAGCAACCGCCCTCTGAATGGGGTTGTGTTATCTGTCAGGCAAAATGTTACTCCGCACCTCAATTCGCTCAGCACTGCAGAGGCAAGAAACACCAAAAGAAGGTGGAGGCACTACAAGGAGGCGTGGATGCCAAATCAAGTAATCTGACGACAGTGCACAAAGCAGCTTCAAATGGTCCTGACTGCAGCAGTTCGAGTTCAGAGAAGGTGGAGGATCAGACAGCATTGTGGTCGTGCGGGGTTTGCAATGTGCAGTGCAACAGCGAGAGTATGCTTGCAGGCCATTGTAAGGAGGAGGAACATATGGAGAAACAGAAGTTGCGGGATTTCTGCGAGGTCTGCAATTTGAAGTGCAACAGCGAAAAGATGCTTGCTCACCATCTTTCTGGGAGTAAGCACCAGAAAAGGCTCAGTGCGAACAAGCGAAATGCAGTTGTGGCTTGGGTCCCGGTGGCACTGAGGGGAATTGTACAGTAA
- the LOC118472962 gene encoding zinc finger protein 385B isoform X4, producing MVLCKCNSSHHGIAADDVEWTRPAPFTFREQSMRPWRWSVSQECYVDVDEVHDRKQKEGRHRSVVLKSEKPAMEDGECLRPCCNGKASQENSKVEDQKSQESSETIQPKTTLPSVKWELTGITIPVKKKKRHQKLSCEICQVQATSEHSLQEHRAGRKHQLKEAIDQKVQLTEESSSSTEQKTSSIKWSCSTCQANGTSESDLKEHLNGRTHRQNIKAQLMESDGIAKTNELQEPECPKNNAPQHSEKPPPMSSTHCLANSTHELELRGHLLAKPQALLDEISNLSRNSESREATVLPNIAPQHTEQTPGSNCSILQADSDCKLDLEHQFGAKIHQLNVQDLLEEAKKTGDFPPEIAKDQQPPSEWGCVICQAKCYSAPQFAQHCRGKKHQKKVEALQGGVDAKSSNLTTVHKAASNGPDCSSSSSEKVEDQTALWSCGVCNVQCNSESMLAGHCKEEEHMEKQKLRDFCEVCNLKCNSEKMLAHHLSGSKHQKRLSANKRNAVVAWVPVALRGIVQ from the exons ATGGTCCTGTGCAAGTGCAACAGCTCACATCATGGTATTGCCGCTGATGATGTGGAATGGACTAGGCCTGCTCCCTTCACCTTCAGGGAGCAGTCCATGCGACCTTGGCGATGGTCAGTCAGTCAAGAATGTTATGTCGATGTGGATGAGGTCCATGATCGAAAGCAAAAGGAGGGAAGGCACAGGAGTGTAGTGTTGAAGTCTGAGAAGCCTGCCATGGAAGATGGTGAATGCTTGAGACCTTGTTGTAATGGTAAGGCAAGTCAGGAGAATTCAAAAGTCGAAGATCAGAAATCACAAGAATCCAGTGAG ACCATACAGCCCAAGACGACTTTGCCTTCAGTGAAATGGGAACTGACAGGAATAACAATACCAGTTAAGAAAAAGAAACGACACCAGAAACTGAGTTGTGAAATCTGCCAGGTGCAAGCAACTAGTGAGCACAGCTTACAAGAACACCGTGCAGGGCGTAAGCACCAATTAAAAGAAGCAATTGATCAGAAGGTACAATTAACAGAAGAATCCTCTTCCAGCACAGAGCAGAAAACATCCTCGATAAAATGGAGCTGCAGTACATGCCAGGCCAACGGTACAAGCGAATCAGACCTGAAGGAGCATCTAAATGGAAGAACACACCGACAAAACATTAAAGCGCAACTCATGGAGAGTGATGGCATTGCTAAGACTAATGAGCTGCAGGAACCAGAGTGCCCTAAGAACAATGCACCACAACATTCAGAGAAGCCACCTCCGATGAGTTCTACCCATTGCCTAGCGAACTCTACTCATGAATTGGAGTTACGAGGGCACCTTTTAGCTAAGCCTCAAGCTCTACTGGACGAAATCAGTAACCTGTCAAGGAATTCTGAGTCGCGAGAAGCCACGGTGCTTCCGAACATTGCACCGCAACATACAGAGCAGACTCCAGGATCAAATTGTAGCATACTTCAAGCTGATTCTGATTGCAAATTAGACTTGGAGCACCAATTTGGAGCGAAGATACACCAACTGAATGTCCAGGACCTACTTGAAGAAGCCAAGAAAACAGGAGATTTTCCACCAGAAATTGCCAAGGACCAGCAACCGCCCTCTGAATGGGGTTGTGTTATCTGTCAGGCAAAATGTTACTCCGCACCTCAATTCGCTCAGCACTGCAGAGGCAAGAAACACCAAAAGAAGGTGGAGGCACTACAAGGAGGCGTGGATGCCAAATCAAGTAATCTGACGACAGTGCACAAAGCAGCTTCAAATGGTCCTGACTGCAGCAGTTCGAGTTCAGAGAAGGTGGAGGATCAGACAGCATTGTGGTCGTGCGGGGTTTGCAATGTGCAGTGCAACAGCGAGAGTATGCTTGCAGGCCATTGTAAGGAGGAGGAACATATGGAGAAACAGAAGTTGCGGGATTTCTGCGAGGTCTGCAATTTGAAGTGCAACAGCGAAAAGATGCTTGCTCACCATCTTTCTGGGAGTAAGCACCAGAAAAGGCTCAGTGCGAACAAGCGAAATGCAGTTGTGGCTTGGGTCCCGGTGGCACTGAGGGGAATTGTACAGTAA
- the LOC118472962 gene encoding zinc finger protein 346 isoform X1 codes for MPFLKKIISFCPRAKNYELQEPATCHLLSLSTLSPRRSRSTAGHPQRNRKTVLFPRAASGRWNSLAEAAATRTSTTCTGSSTFRRLTMTVPCAVDPLLVIREALLSQLQKDRLRQEIIQVELAKIERAMVLCKCNSSHHGIAADDVEWTRPAPFTFREQSMRPWRWSVSQECYVDVDEVHDRKQKEGRHRSVVLKSEKPAMEDGECLRPCCNGKASQENSKVEDQKSQESSETIQPKTTLPSVKWELTGITIPVKKKKRHQKLSCEICQVQATSEHSLQEHRAGRKHQLKEAIDQKVQLTEESSSSTEQKTSSIKWSCSTCQANGTSESDLKEHLNGRTHRQNIKAQLMESDGIAKTNELQEPECPKNNAPQHSEKPPPMSSTHCLANSTHELELRGHLLAKPQALLDEISNLSRNSESREATVLPNIAPQHTEQTPGSNCSILQADSDCKLDLEHQFGAKIHQLNVQDLLEEAKKTGDFPPEIAKDQQPPSEWGCVICQAKCYSAPQFAQHCRGKKHQKKVEALQGGVDAKSSNLTTVHKAASNGPDCSSSSSEKVEDQTALWSCGVCNVQCNSESMLAGHCKEEEHMEKQKLRDFCEVCNLKCNSEKMLAHHLSGSKHQKRLSANKRNAVVAWVPVALRGIVQ; via the exons ATGCCGTTTCTAAAAAAAATCATTTCATTCTGTCCACGGGCTAAGAATTATGAGCTGCAGGAACCAGCGACCTGCCATTTGCTTTCCCTAAGTACACTTTCCCCTCGGCGCTCGCGCTCCACCGCCGGCCATCCTCAGCGGAACAGGAAAACCGTGCTGTTTCCCCGCGCTGCTTCCGGTCGATGGAATTCGCTCGCCGAGGCCGCGGCGACGAGGACATCGACGACATGCACCGGTTCATCGACCTTCCGCCGCCTCACG ATGACTGTGCCTTGTGCAGTGGACCCATTGCTGGTGATTAGGGAAGCGCTGCTGTCACAGCTTCAGAAGGATCGTCTTCGCCAGGAGATCATCCAGGTTGAGTTGGCTAAGATAGAGCGTGCCATGGTCCTGTGCAAGTGCAACAGCTCACATCATGGTATTGCCGCTGATGATGTGGAATGGACTAGGCCTGCTCCCTTCACCTTCAGGGAGCAGTCCATGCGACCTTGGCGATGGTCAGTCAGTCAAGAATGTTATGTCGATGTGGATGAGGTCCATGATCGAAAGCAAAAGGAGGGAAGGCACAGGAGTGTAGTGTTGAAGTCTGAGAAGCCTGCCATGGAAGATGGTGAATGCTTGAGACCTTGTTGTAATGGTAAGGCAAGTCAGGAGAATTCAAAAGTCGAAGATCAGAAATCACAAGAATCCAGTGAG ACCATACAGCCCAAGACGACTTTGCCTTCAGTGAAATGGGAACTGACAGGAATAACAATACCAGTTAAGAAAAAGAAACGACACCAGAAACTGAGTTGTGAAATCTGCCAGGTGCAAGCAACTAGTGAGCACAGCTTACAAGAACACCGTGCAGGGCGTAAGCACCAATTAAAAGAAGCAATTGATCAGAAGGTACAATTAACAGAAGAATCCTCTTCCAGCACAGAGCAGAAAACATCCTCGATAAAATGGAGCTGCAGTACATGCCAGGCCAACGGTACAAGCGAATCAGACCTGAAGGAGCATCTAAATGGAAGAACACACCGACAAAACATTAAAGCGCAACTCATGGAGAGTGATGGCATTGCTAAGACTAATGAGCTGCAGGAACCAGAGTGCCCTAAGAACAATGCACCACAACATTCAGAGAAGCCACCTCCGATGAGTTCTACCCATTGCCTAGCGAACTCTACTCATGAATTGGAGTTACGAGGGCACCTTTTAGCTAAGCCTCAAGCTCTACTGGACGAAATCAGTAACCTGTCAAGGAATTCTGAGTCGCGAGAAGCCACGGTGCTTCCGAACATTGCACCGCAACATACAGAGCAGACTCCAGGATCAAATTGTAGCATACTTCAAGCTGATTCTGATTGCAAATTAGACTTGGAGCACCAATTTGGAGCGAAGATACACCAACTGAATGTCCAGGACCTACTTGAAGAAGCCAAGAAAACAGGAGATTTTCCACCAGAAATTGCCAAGGACCAGCAACCGCCCTCTGAATGGGGTTGTGTTATCTGTCAGGCAAAATGTTACTCCGCACCTCAATTCGCTCAGCACTGCAGAGGCAAGAAACACCAAAAGAAGGTGGAGGCACTACAAGGAGGCGTGGATGCCAAATCAAGTAATCTGACGACAGTGCACAAAGCAGCTTCAAATGGTCCTGACTGCAGCAGTTCGAGTTCAGAGAAGGTGGAGGATCAGACAGCATTGTGGTCGTGCGGGGTTTGCAATGTGCAGTGCAACAGCGAGAGTATGCTTGCAGGCCATTGTAAGGAGGAGGAACATATGGAGAAACAGAAGTTGCGGGATTTCTGCGAGGTCTGCAATTTGAAGTGCAACAGCGAAAAGATGCTTGCTCACCATCTTTCTGGGAGTAAGCACCAGAAAAGGCTCAGTGCGAACAAGCGAAATGCAGTTGTGGCTTGGGTCCCGGTGGCACTGAGGGGAATTGTACAGTAA
- the LOC118472962 gene encoding zinc finger protein 346 isoform X3: MTVPCAVDPLLVIREALLSQLQKDRLRQEIIQVELAKIERAMVLCKCNSSHHGIAADDVEWTRPAPFTFREQSMRPWRWSVSQECYVDVDEVHDRKQKEGRHRSVVLKSEKPAMEDGECLRPCCNGKASQENSKVEDQKSQESSETIQPKTTLPSVKWELTGITIPVKKKKRHQKLSCEICQVQATSEHSLQEHRAGRKHQLKEAIDQKVQLTEESSSSTEQKTSSIKWSCSTCQANGTSESDLKEHLNGRTHRQNIKAQLMESDGIAKTNELQEPECPKNNAPQHSEKPPPMSSTHCLANSTHELELRGHLLAKPQALLDEISNLSRNSESREATVLPNIAPQHTEQTPGSNCSILQADSDCKLDLEHQFGAKIHQLNVQDLLEEAKKTGDFPPEIAKDQQPPSEWGCVICQAKCYSAPQFAQHCRGKKHQKKVEALQGGVDAKSSNLTTVHKAASNGPDCSSSSSEKVEDQTALWSCGVCNVQCNSESMLAGHCKEEEHMEKQKLRDFCEVCNLKCNSEKMLAHHLSGSKHQKRLSANKRNAVVAWVPVALRGIVQ; encoded by the exons ATGACTGTGCCTTGTGCAGTGGACCCATTGCTGGTGATTAGGGAAGCGCTGCTGTCACAGCTTCAGAAGGATCGTCTTCGCCAGGAGATCATCCAGGTTGAGTTGGCTAAGATAGAGCGTGCCATGGTCCTGTGCAAGTGCAACAGCTCACATCATGGTATTGCCGCTGATGATGTGGAATGGACTAGGCCTGCTCCCTTCACCTTCAGGGAGCAGTCCATGCGACCTTGGCGATGGTCAGTCAGTCAAGAATGTTATGTCGATGTGGATGAGGTCCATGATCGAAAGCAAAAGGAGGGAAGGCACAGGAGTGTAGTGTTGAAGTCTGAGAAGCCTGCCATGGAAGATGGTGAATGCTTGAGACCTTGTTGTAATGGTAAGGCAAGTCAGGAGAATTCAAAAGTCGAAGATCAGAAATCACAAGAATCCAGTGAG ACCATACAGCCCAAGACGACTTTGCCTTCAGTGAAATGGGAACTGACAGGAATAACAATACCAGTTAAGAAAAAGAAACGACACCAGAAACTGAGTTGTGAAATCTGCCAGGTGCAAGCAACTAGTGAGCACAGCTTACAAGAACACCGTGCAGGGCGTAAGCACCAATTAAAAGAAGCAATTGATCAGAAGGTACAATTAACAGAAGAATCCTCTTCCAGCACAGAGCAGAAAACATCCTCGATAAAATGGAGCTGCAGTACATGCCAGGCCAACGGTACAAGCGAATCAGACCTGAAGGAGCATCTAAATGGAAGAACACACCGACAAAACATTAAAGCGCAACTCATGGAGAGTGATGGCATTGCTAAGACTAATGAGCTGCAGGAACCAGAGTGCCCTAAGAACAATGCACCACAACATTCAGAGAAGCCACCTCCGATGAGTTCTACCCATTGCCTAGCGAACTCTACTCATGAATTGGAGTTACGAGGGCACCTTTTAGCTAAGCCTCAAGCTCTACTGGACGAAATCAGTAACCTGTCAAGGAATTCTGAGTCGCGAGAAGCCACGGTGCTTCCGAACATTGCACCGCAACATACAGAGCAGACTCCAGGATCAAATTGTAGCATACTTCAAGCTGATTCTGATTGCAAATTAGACTTGGAGCACCAATTTGGAGCGAAGATACACCAACTGAATGTCCAGGACCTACTTGAAGAAGCCAAGAAAACAGGAGATTTTCCACCAGAAATTGCCAAGGACCAGCAACCGCCCTCTGAATGGGGTTGTGTTATCTGTCAGGCAAAATGTTACTCCGCACCTCAATTCGCTCAGCACTGCAGAGGCAAGAAACACCAAAAGAAGGTGGAGGCACTACAAGGAGGCGTGGATGCCAAATCAAGTAATCTGACGACAGTGCACAAAGCAGCTTCAAATGGTCCTGACTGCAGCAGTTCGAGTTCAGAGAAGGTGGAGGATCAGACAGCATTGTGGTCGTGCGGGGTTTGCAATGTGCAGTGCAACAGCGAGAGTATGCTTGCAGGCCATTGTAAGGAGGAGGAACATATGGAGAAACAGAAGTTGCGGGATTTCTGCGAGGTCTGCAATTTGAAGTGCAACAGCGAAAAGATGCTTGCTCACCATCTTTCTGGGAGTAAGCACCAGAAAAGGCTCAGTGCGAACAAGCGAAATGCAGTTGTGGCTTGGGTCCCGGTGGCACTGAGGGGAATTGTACAGTAA